TGTGACTAAGGCCTTATAATTCTCCATCTAACGTCGGGGCTCCTCTCACCGTGCGGTGGCGGCGGGAATACAATACACCATTACCGCAAAGGAGGGTATTTGTCCGATGGAAAATGAACTGCTGGGAGGAGCCGTCGTTTACCCCCAAGTGACGGCTCTAAGGCGCCGGGCTACCGAACGCATTAACCTGCTCCTGCGCCGCAAAATGCGCAGGCTCCTCAGGCAACAGTCGTACAGCGAGCGCGATGTCTATGTGTGGGGAGACAACACCACCAAGCTAAACATGAACGGGATTCTAAGCCTCATAATGGAGGTGTACGCCTACCGCAAAGGTGCGGCGCACGGCCTCGCTTTGCGAGATTCGGCGACGATGAACATCCGCACGGGGCGCAACTACCTGTTGTCGGAGCTTTTTAAGCCCGGAGTCGACTACATAACGCCCATTAGCGAAGAAATTAAGCGCCAAATCAAAGAGCGCGACATTCCTCTCATCACAGAGTTTACCGCGATTAAGCCCAATCAGCCGTACTTTTTGCATGAAGACGACTTGGTCATCTACTTTGCGATTTACGAGTATACTCCTTACTATGTAGGCATCCCCGAGTTCCCGATACCTATTGCCAGCCTGCGCGATTTAATTGGCCCAGCGAGCCCGCTCTATAGGTTTTTACCGCAGGCATAACCTGCGCACTCCCCTGCCCTCCTTCTCATCGTCCTGCAGTTCGGTTAATATATAGACACAGCGTAATTGCGACAAACGAAGCACTTGGCTCGGGGAGGGCTGTTTATGTACTTTGATCCACACTATTACCCGTCTAGGTCACAGCGCATGTGCATGTATGCGAGTCGCGGCATGGTGGCC
This genomic interval from Selenomonadales bacterium contains the following:
- a CDS encoding DUF3298 domain-containing protein produces the protein MENELLGGAVVYPQVTALRRRATERINLLLRRKMRRLLRQQSYSERDVYVWGDNTTKLNMNGILSLIMEVYAYRKGAAHGLALRDSATMNIRTGRNYLLSELFKPGVDYITPISEEIKRQIKERDIPLITEFTAIKPNQPYFLHEDDLVIYFAIYEYTPYYVGIPEFPIPIASLRDLIGPASPLYRFLPQA